A genome region from Triticum aestivum cultivar Chinese Spring chromosome 2B, IWGSC CS RefSeq v2.1, whole genome shotgun sequence includes the following:
- the LOC123044090 gene encoding anaphase-promoting complex subunit 13 isoform X1, with protein MGDQSLSLGILIDIVDEQWMRDTLPADDIPVPPAMAVKTEDTEDPAPARIILYPTDQESQPAQGDVWRDFALENI; from the exons ATGGGCGACCAGAGCCTGAGCCTGGGCATCCTCATCGACATCGTCGACGAGCAGTGGATGCGCGACACCCTCCCCGCCGACG ATATCCCCGTGCCACCGGCGATGGCCGTGAAGACCGAGGACACCGAGGACCCGGCACCCGCAA GAATTATTTTATACCCAACAGATCAGGAAAGCCAGCCAGCACAAGGGGACGTATGGAGGGATTTTGCCTTGGAGAATATCTAA
- the LOC123044090 gene encoding anaphase-promoting complex subunit 13 isoform X2 has protein sequence MGDQSLSLGILIDIVDEQWMRDTLPADDIPVPPAMAVKTEDTEDPAPANQESQPAQGDVWRDFALENI, from the exons ATGGGCGACCAGAGCCTGAGCCTGGGCATCCTCATCGACATCGTCGACGAGCAGTGGATGCGCGACACCCTCCCCGCCGACG ATATCCCCGTGCCACCGGCGATGGCCGTGAAGACCGAGGACACCGAGGACCCGGCACCCGCAA ATCAGGAAAGCCAGCCAGCACAAGGGGACGTATGGAGGGATTTTGCCTTGGAGAATATCTAA
- the LOC123044091 gene encoding uncharacterized protein, whose amino-acid sequence MSSSDQEDHDEDAPLVRDPAAPSSSSRRPSASSSAVGEVPVSQSLIKAASNVCFSFFVLAVLAVTVVAVTYQPPDPWLQSSAAITTSLARVLPNSSFLQPDDSLLPTGEDFPSPSAAPGAAAAAQRDAADQAATAPGINATAAAGTCDPDAPLNCTDPRVLAAVKAFNAKAFFRKSIVFLSYEAPVPGPKPGQCDVAWRFRNRREKSWRRYRDYRRFELAPGDGCALDITKVGKFRSGKNAARPPRPKGSKKPRVAPPPVDAEINDTIPLVGSEAEFRRGKYLYYMRGGDHCKSMNQFIWSFLCGLGEAKFLNRTFVMDLNMCLSGAHTEDGKDVDGKDFRYYFDFEHLKESVSLVEEGDFLKDWRRWDKKKGPGRISVRKVPTYKVTPMQLKRDKSNIIWRQFDGHEPENYWYRVCEGRAAKVIQRPWYAIWKSKRLMNIVTEIAGRMDWDYDGLHVVRGWKAMNKKMYPNLDADTSPDAIVDKVTKLIKPWRNLYIATNEPFYNYFDKLRSHYHVHLLEDYKELWSNTSEWYNETTAINSGKDVPFDAYMKVIVDTEVFYRSKAKVETFNNLTRDCKDGINTCNL is encoded by the coding sequence ATGTCCTCCTCCGACCAGGAGGACCACGACGAGGACGCCCCCCTCGTCCGCgacccggccgccccctcctcctcctcccgccgcccctccgcctcctcctccgccgtcgGCGAGGTGCCCGTCTCGCAGTCGCTCATCAAGGCGGCCAGCAACGTCTGCTTCTCCTTCTTCGTGCTCGCCGTGCTCGCCGtcaccgtcgtcgccgtcacctACCAGCCGCCCGACCCCTGGCTCCAGTCCTCCGCCGCCATCACCACCTCCCTCGCCCGCGTCCTCCCCAACTCCTCCTTCCTCCAGCCCGACGACTCGCTCCTCCCCACCGGCGAGGACTTCCCCTCCCCCTCCGCcgcccccggcgccgccgccgccgcccagcgcgACGCCGCCGACCAGGCCGCCACCGCGCCGGGCATCAACGCCACCGCTGCCGCGGGGACCTGCGACCCGGACGCGCCGCTCAACTGCACCGACCCGCGCGTCCTCGCCGCCGTCAAGGCGTTCAACGCCAAGGCCTTCTTCCGCAAGTCCATCGTCTTCCTCAGCTACGAGGCGCCCGTGCCCGGCCCCAAGCCCGGCCAGTGCGACGTGGCCTGGCGCTTCCGGAACCGCCGCGAGAAGTCCTGGCGCCGGTACAGGGACTACCGCCGATTCGAGCTCGCCCCCGGCGACGGGTGCGCGCTTGACATCACCAAGGTCGGCAAGTTCAGGTCGGGGAAGAACGCGGCTCGCCCGCCTCGCCCCAAGGGTAGCAAGAAACCGCGTGTCGCGCCGCCGCCGGTGGATGCGGAGATCAACGACACGATCCCCCTCGTCGGGTCGGAGGCAGAGTTCAGGAGAGGCAAGTACCTCTACTACATGAGAGGCGGTGACCACTGCAAGAGCATGAACCAGTTCATTTGGAGCTTCCTGTGCGGGCTCGGCGAGGCCAAGTTCCTCAACCGGACGTTCGTGATGGATTTGAACATGTGCTTGTCCGGGGCTCACACAGAGGACGGCAAGGATGTGGATGGCAAGGATTTTAGGTACTATTTTGATTTCGAGCACCTCAAGGAGTCGGTGTCTCTGGTGGAGGAAGGGGATTTCTTGAAGGATTGGCGGCGCTGGGACAAGAAGAAGGGTCCAGGCCGGATCTCGGTGCGCAAGGTGCCTACATACAAGGTGACCCCAATGCAGCTGAAGAGGGACAAGAGCAACATCATTTGGAGGCAGTTTGATGGGCATGAGCCTGAGAACTACTGGTACAGGGTCTGCGAGGGGCGAGCTGCCAAGGTCATCCAGAGGCCTTGGTATGCTATCTGGAAGTCCAAGAGGCTGATGAACATTGTAACTGAGATCGCAGGCAGGATGGATTGGGACTATGATGGTTTGCATGTGGTCCGAGGGTGGAAGGCAATGAATAAGAAGATGTATCCGAACTTGGACGCGGACACATCACCCGACGCGATTGTAGATAAGGTGACCAAGCTTATCAAGCCGTGGCGGAACCTCTACATCGCAACCAACGAGCCATTTTACAACTACTTCGACAAGCTCAGGTCACACTACCATGTGCATTTGCTTGAGGATTATAAGGAGCTTTGGTCGAATACGAGCGAGTGGTACAACGAGACGACAGCGATCAATAGTGGGAAGGACGTGCCGTTCGATGCGTACATGAAGGTGATTGTGGACACCGAGGTATTCTACAGATCAAAGGCGAAGGTTGAAACGTTTAACAACCTGACGAGAGATTGCAAAGATGGAATCAACACGTGCAATTTGTGA